CAGGGGAGAGCGGCCGTCCGCGCGAACCTGCAAATCCAGGGGCAGGACCACGGGCAGATTCTCTTCCCGTTCCGGAACCACGCCGCAGGCGTCGCAGTACATCACCGGAATTGGCGCACCCCAATAGCGCTGCCGGCTGATGTTCCAATCCCGCAGGCGGTAGTTCACGGCCCGCTTGCCCATCTTATCGCGCTCCAGACGGTCGGCGACGGCGATCTTGGCCTGCTCGTTGTCCAGGCCGGTAAAGTCCCCGGAGTTGATCAGCGTCCCGGGCTCGGGCCGGGCCGCATCCATGGCCGCGCCGTCCAGGGACGACTCGCCATGGGGCAGGATCACCGGAAGGACATCCAGGCCGTACTTGCGGGCAAATTCGAAGTCGCGCTGGTCATGGGCCGGGACGGCCATCACCGCGCCGGTGCCGTAGCCCATGAGCACGAAGTTGGCCACCCAGATGGGCATGCGTTGCCCGGTGAAGGGGTTCAGACAGTACCGCCCGGTGAACACGCCTTCCTTTTCCAAGTCCTCGGCCCCTCGGACCACCTTGTCCAAGTTTCGGACCCGGTCGCAAAACGCGCGAACCTCGGCCTCTTGCGGCGTCCCGGCAATCAGCTCTTCCACCAGCGGATGCTCCGCGGCCAGGCTCATGAACGTGGCTCCGAACACCGTGTCCTGCCGGGTGGTGAATACCCGGACCGAGGCCGTCCCGTCCGAAGCGGGCTGTTCAAGAGGAAAAACGATCTCCGCGCCGATGGACTTGCCGATCCAGTTGCGCTGCATGCTCACCACGCGCTCCGGCCATCCGCCCTCCAGCTCGTCCAGGTCTTGCAGCAATTCCTCGGCATAATCCGTAATCCGCAAGAACCACTGGGTCAGTTCCTTCTGGACCACCTGGGTGTCGCAGCGCCAGCACAGGCCGTCCTCCACCTGCTCGTTGGCCAGCACCGTGTTACAGGAGTCGCACCAGTTCTGAGGCGCCTTGTGCCGGTAAGCCAGTCCTTTTTCCAGAAATTTGAGAAAAAACAGCTGTTCCCAGCGATAGTAATCCGGCAGGCAGGTGGTCACCTCCCGCCGCCAGTCCAGGGAATAGCCCATGCGTTGCAGCTGGACGCGCATGGTGTCGATGTTTTCCATGGTCCACTTGGCCGGATGCACTCCGTGCTTGATGGCTGCGTTCTCCGCGGGCAGACCGAAGGCGTCCCAACCCATGGGATGCAGAACGTTGAACCCCTGCATTCGCTTCAAGCGGGCCACGGCGTCGCCGATGGAATAGACCCGGGCATGACCGATGTGGATTCGCCCCGAAGGATAGGGAAACATCTCCAGCACGTAGTACTTGGGACGAGAGGCGTCGCGTTCCGAATGAAACGCGCCCTGTTCTTCCCAAATGCGCTGCCATTTGACTTCCACCGTTTGCGGATCGTACCGCTCCATCACCTTGTCCATATCCATCTCCCATCGCACCGGGGCAATTTGGTTCTCGAAATAATTCGCAAAAATCTTTGGGTAAATCTCAAATCGGTTTCACAAATATTTACCGCCAGCCGGACGCATCCCCGTCCAGATCGTGCTCGGTGGCGAATCGGAGGTGCGGAAATCGGGCTTCCCAGTGGCGTACCGCCTGGTAAATCAACCGACGCTGTTTCCCCACGATCAGATAAACCACGACGTCGTCTTGAAAGTCCGCCGGGTAGACGCTCCAAAACGATTCGCCCCAAAGCAGCAAGGCGCGATCCGCCGACAGGTCCAGGGTTCGTTCCAAGGACTCCACGTCCAGACACCAGGGATTCCAAGCCAGGACGAGCAATTGTGAAGCCATGCGTCCGGACCAGTTTTCAACGTTTCTTCGGTCCGGAGCGTACCAGGACAGGAGCCAACGCGTCCGCCCGAGATGGTCAGGAGCGATTTCGACGCCGGCCGGCGTGAACGAGGCAGAGGATGCATCGCCGGGCAGGACGCGGACATGGCGAACATGGTCGGGGCAGCGATCAGAACTGCTTACGAATCCCAAACTCACCATGGCTCACCGCCCTGGCCACGGCGTCGAGAATGCCGTTCACGAAGGGAAAGGAATTATCATCCGCGAACTCCTTGCTCAACTCCACGGCCTCGTTGATGCTCACCCGTAATGGAATATCCGGCTCGTACAGCAATTCGTAGACGCCCAACCGGAGAATGCTCAGTTCGGCCTTGGCGATCCGTTCGATCTTCCAGTGCTTGGAAAAACGCCGGATCACAGCGTCGATCTCGTCCAGCCGACCAAAAACGCCGGTCACCAAGCCCAAGCCGAATTCCTGATCCTCCGGGAGCGGCGTTTGCGGGGTTGTCTCCTTGGGCGATCCGACCTCGCACTTTCCAGCCTTGCCTGATTCGTTTCCTTCGTCTGGAGCGTCATCGTCCACTGGCAGGGTCGAAAACGTCCGCCTGACCTGTTCCGTATTTTCAGATTTCTGAAAGCTCAGGGCAAAGACGCACTGCAAAGCCCGCCTGCGAGCCGCTCGTCGGTGTACCTTCGGGGTTTCCATTGTTTTTCGTGGGTCCTTTGTGGGGCCGGAAAAATCAGACCTGTTCCAGGACGCGAATCATTTCCAGGGTCGCGGCCGCGGCGTCCACGCCCTTGTTCCCGGCCTTGCTCCCGGCCCGCTCCACGGCCTGTTCCAGGGTGTCCGTGGTCAGGACGCCGAAGCCCACGGGAACCCCGGTGTCCATCATCACCTGGGCCAGCCCCTTGGAGACCTCGGCCGAGACGTAGTCGAAATGCGGGGTGGAGCCGCGAATCACAGCACCCAGGCAGACGACGCCGTGAAAGCGCTTCGTCTCCGCCAGCCGTTTGGCTGCCAGAGGCATTTCGTAGGCCCCTGGAATCCGGACCAGCGTCAAATCCGCCCTGGCCGCGCCGTGCCGAACCAGGTAGTCCACGGCACCTCCCACGAGGCGGTCCACGATGAAGTCGTTGAACCGGCTGGCCAGAATCGCGAAACGCAGCCCGGTAGCGTCCAGACGGCCTTCAATGGTTTCAAGATGATGCATTGGCCTTCTCCTTGTCAGCTTTGAAATCCAGCATGTGTCCCATTTTTTCCTTCTTGGTCAGCAGATATTGCAGGTTCTGCTCGCAGGCCTGGACTTCCACCGGAACCCGTCCAGCCACTTCCAGGCCGTAGCCCTCCAGGCCGACGATCTTTTTGGGATTGTTGGTCATCAGCCGCATCTTGCTCACGCCCAGGTCCACGAGAATCTGCGCGCCGACCCCGTAATCCCGCAGGTCCGGGGCAAAGCCCAGGTCCACGTTGGCCTCCACGGTGTCCCGGCCGCTGTCCTGCAGACAATAGGCCTTGATTTTGTTGGCCAGACCGATCCCGCGGCCCTCCTGGCGCATGTACAGGATCACACCGTTGCCTTCCTCGGCGATAATCCGCATTGCCGCCTGGAGCTGGGGTCCGCAGTCACAGCGCAGGGAGCCGAAAACGTCCCCGGTCAGGCACTGGCTGTGCACCCGGACCAGGACCGGTTCTTCCGAATTAATTTCGCCCTTGACCAAGGCCAAGTGGACACTGTTGTCCAAGTCGCTTTCATAGGCGAAAACCCGAAAGTCTCCTCCATTGCAGGTGGGCAAATTGGCCTCGCCTACCCGGCGCACGGAAAGGGCGTCGTGCTTCATCCGGTAGCGGATTAGATCGGCGATGGACGCGATCTTCATGTTGTGCTTGGCCGCGAATTCCTCCAAGTCGGGCATCCGGGCCATGTTGCCGTCGTCGCGCATGATCTCGCAGATCACCGCAGCGGATTTCATACCGGCCAGACGGGCCAAATCCACGCTGCCTTCGGTCTGCCCGGCCCGGACAAGCACCCCGCCCTTTTTGGCCCGCAACGGGAAAACGTGTCCCGGAGAGACAATGTCCTCGGCCTTGGCGTCGTCGGCCACGGCGGTCAGAATCGTGGTGGCCCGGTCATAGGCCGAAATCCCCGTGGACACGCCGGAACGGGCCTCGATGGACACGGTGAAGGCCGTGCCGAACCGCGACTCGTTCCGGGTGGCCATCATGGGCAGATCCAGCGTTTCCACCAACTCTTGCTCCATGGCCAGACAGATCAAGCCCCGGCCGTGAATGGCCATGAAATTGATGATCTCCGGAGTCACGCTCTGGGCCGCGATGGTCAGATCGCCTTCGTTCTCCCTGTTCTCGTCGTCCACAAGAATGATCATCCGCCCCTGACGGATGTCCTCGATGGCCTCTTCGATGCTGCACAGTGCCATATTCAGTTCCTCTTTTCTTCGCCGGTCGTTAAAAGCCGTGTTCGCGTAAAAACGCCTCGCTGATCCCGCCGCCTCCAGTCATGGACGCCCCTGAGGGACGCGACGACCTTCCGGCCCAAGGGCCCAGCATGCGCTGCACGTATTTACCGATCAGGTCGGTTTCCATATTCACGTCCCGGCCTAGCCGCCATTCGGAAATGGTCGTGTTTTGCCAAGTTTCCGGGATGATGTTCACTTCCAAAAAACCTTCGCCGCACTGGTTCACCGTCAGGCTGATCCCGTCCAGGGTCACTGAGCCCTTGGTCACCACCAAAGGAGAAAATTCCTCGGGATACAGCAGCCGAAACCAACGGGACTGGCCTGCTTGGCGCGTTTCCCCGACCCGTGCCAGACAGTCCACGTGGCCGCTGACCAGGTGTCCGCCCAGCCGGTCCCCCAGGGCCAGGGCCCGTTCCAGGTTGACCCGCATCCCGGTCCTTAGGCCGCCCAGGTTCGTCAGCCGCAGGGTCTCGGCCGAGGCGAACACGGAAAACCGGTCCGGGGCGAAGGTCTCCACGGTCAGGCAGACGCCGTTGACCGCGATGCTCTCTCCGCGAACGTAGTCCCGGATCGGGGTTTCCGGCCCAATCTCCAGGCGGGTTTCCCGGTTGCCGCTTCCTTCGCCTTGGCGACCCGTGACGCTGAGGACTTTGCCTGGTCCCTGAATCAGGCCGGTGAACATCCGTCTTTGCCTCCCGAAGCGTCATTGTCATGAGGCGGCGTCGACTCCGGACGCAACACCAGCATAAGGTCCCCATCAAGTTCCCGGACCCTACAGGTTCGCCAGGACCAAGCATCGGCCATGCTCGGAACCTCGGCCCCGGACAGCAAGGGCACGGCCCTGGCGTCGCCCAGGGTCTTGGTTGCGAGAAACAGCCACCATTCTCCCACGAGACCGGCGGTGATCACATGCTGGGCCAGTCTGCCACCGCCCTCGCACAACACGTCCATCACGCCCAACTCGGAACGCAACCGCGTCAGGCAGGCCTTC
This genomic stretch from Desulfonatronum thiodismutans harbors:
- the leuS gene encoding leucine--tRNA ligase; amino-acid sequence: MERYDPQTVEVKWQRIWEEQGAFHSERDASRPKYYVLEMFPYPSGRIHIGHARVYSIGDAVARLKRMQGFNVLHPMGWDAFGLPAENAAIKHGVHPAKWTMENIDTMRVQLQRMGYSLDWRREVTTCLPDYYRWEQLFFLKFLEKGLAYRHKAPQNWCDSCNTVLANEQVEDGLCWRCDTQVVQKELTQWFLRITDYAEELLQDLDELEGGWPERVVSMQRNWIGKSIGAEIVFPLEQPASDGTASVRVFTTRQDTVFGATFMSLAAEHPLVEELIAGTPQEAEVRAFCDRVRNLDKVVRGAEDLEKEGVFTGRYCLNPFTGQRMPIWVANFVLMGYGTGAVMAVPAHDQRDFEFARKYGLDVLPVILPHGESSLDGAAMDAARPEPGTLINSGDFTGLDNEQAKIAVADRLERDKMGKRAVNYRLRDWNISRQRYWGAPIPVMYCDACGVVPEREENLPVVLPLDLQVRADGRSPLPDATDFVNTVCPRCGGPARRETDTMDTFVESSWYFLRYTAPWEHGQAFHAEDLAYWCPVDQYIGGVEHAILHLLYARFWVKALRDLGYIRMDEPFKALLAQGMVLKDGAKMSKSKGNVVSPDEMTARYGADAVRLFLLFAAPAERDLDWSDSGIEGAQRFTHRLWRLVMDLEGDLQAAMPCSATDEDVQAAGAPEAATLRRKEHATVVKVAGDIADRFQFNTAIAAVMELVNTLYQTKDALRKTEPGRRLLSSAVASTLAVLSPVTPHLCEELWQRIGHADLLSGQPWPTHDPQALVRDEVTIVVQVDGKVRSKLTVPADAAAEDVQPQALANENIQKHLAGREVAKMVFVPGKLLSIVTKK
- the nusB gene encoding transcription antitermination factor NusB — protein: METPKVHRRAARRRALQCVFALSFQKSENTEQVRRTFSTLPVDDDAPDEGNESGKAGKCEVGSPKETTPQTPLPEDQEFGLGLVTGVFGRLDEIDAVIRRFSKHWKIERIAKAELSILRLGVYELLYEPDIPLRVSINEAVELSKEFADDNSFPFVNGILDAVARAVSHGEFGIRKQF
- the ribH gene encoding 6,7-dimethyl-8-ribityllumazine synthase, translating into MHHLETIEGRLDATGLRFAILASRFNDFIVDRLVGGAVDYLVRHGAARADLTLVRIPGAYEMPLAAKRLAETKRFHGVVCLGAVIRGSTPHFDYVSAEVSKGLAQVMMDTGVPVGFGVLTTDTLEQAVERAGSKAGNKGVDAAAATLEMIRVLEQV
- a CDS encoding bifunctional 3,4-dihydroxy-2-butanone-4-phosphate synthase/GTP cyclohydrolase II, whose amino-acid sequence is MALCSIEEAIEDIRQGRMIILVDDENRENEGDLTIAAQSVTPEIINFMAIHGRGLICLAMEQELVETLDLPMMATRNESRFGTAFTVSIEARSGVSTGISAYDRATTILTAVADDAKAEDIVSPGHVFPLRAKKGGVLVRAGQTEGSVDLARLAGMKSAAVICEIMRDDGNMARMPDLEEFAAKHNMKIASIADLIRYRMKHDALSVRRVGEANLPTCNGGDFRVFAYESDLDNSVHLALVKGEINSEEPVLVRVHSQCLTGDVFGSLRCDCGPQLQAAMRIIAEEGNGVILYMRQEGRGIGLANKIKAYCLQDSGRDTVEANVDLGFAPDLRDYGVGAQILVDLGVSKMRLMTNNPKKIVGLEGYGLEVAGRVPVEVQACEQNLQYLLTKKEKMGHMLDFKADKEKANASS
- a CDS encoding riboflavin synthase is translated as MFTGLIQGPGKVLSVTGRQGEGSGNRETRLEIGPETPIRDYVRGESIAVNGVCLTVETFAPDRFSVFASAETLRLTNLGGLRTGMRVNLERALALGDRLGGHLVSGHVDCLARVGETRQAGQSRWFRLLYPEEFSPLVVTKGSVTLDGISLTVNQCGEGFLEVNIIPETWQNTTISEWRLGRDVNMETDLIGKYVQRMLGPWAGRSSRPSGASMTGGGGISEAFLREHGF